A window of Miscanthus floridulus cultivar M001 chromosome 12, ASM1932011v1, whole genome shotgun sequence genomic DNA:
GCGGCCGAACCCTAATTTAAGCTATTTGGCTATCTGTATTCGATCAGATCTGATCTGATCACAAGTGTATgcatgtattatgcctactaacttGGTTTTTTTGGTAAAATTTGTTGGGTGTACACCCATGACCTTTCCCCTGCTGCGTGCTAGAGTAGCCGATTGGATTTTGTTGGTAGTGGAGCTGGCAGTTCAAGTCTTTTTCATGTATTTCTGCTACTTTAATTTGGCTAGATGTGGTTTTAGGGTGCTTGATTATGGCTCAGCTGTAGGAATTTGTGTGAAAATCAGCGTGATTATCGAGATTTGGTCTTGTATCTCCTGGTTGAGGGTTAATTATCCCCTGTACTGGTGTCTGGTGGTTAGATATCTCCTATGATTCCCCCGGTTAATTGAAGCATTCCTGTTTTGTGGGACGTTGATTCATTGGTGTTACTATCTTTTAATTCTAACTAGTATATGTTTATCTGTCAAGGAAGCATTGAAATTTCCTATGACTCAAAGTATTAAGTGATGTGTTTCGATTTAGTGACGTGGGACGTTGATTCATTGGTGTTACTATCTTTTAATTCTAACTAGTATATATGTTTATCTGTCAAGGCAGCGTTGAAATTTCCTATAACTGTATTAAGTGATGTGTTTCAATTTAGTGATCTCTCTGGTGATAATTTCTGTGCTTCTGTGTCAAACTTCCACTTACAGGAACTAGATAATTGATCTTCGCTAAATTGATAATTTCTTGCAAGCACGAAACCAGGGTATGCTCTTCTCCTTCTGAGTGTGTAACTTTGCTGCTGCCAATTATAATAATTCAAGGCTGTTAATGGAATAAATGCTTGTTTTTCCAGATGTTGCATTATTTAGTCTGATGCGTAATTTGAAGGATTTCCTCCTTTTGTTCTGGCTGATTCTTAGCTCATTTTCTGTTGGTACCTTAATGTTTGTTATGTTGGTATGTAGGGAGTAACCATGTCTTCTTCAATGGAATCATCATACCTTCCTGCTACAACTGAGTCATTAGCCAAGGCTCAAGAGGCTAAGAATGCGTCAGAGTCCATTTCAATCCTTTACCGTGTCATTCAGGACCCATCTTCTTCTGCTGATGCACTGAGAACAAAAGAAGTTGCAattacaaatcttacaaactACCTCACTAAAGAGAACAGAACTGAGGAGCTGCGTAATCTTTTGACCCAGCTCAGGCCATTTTTCGTAGTTATTCCTAAGGCAAAGACTGCAAAAATTGTCCGCGGAATAATTGATGCTGTCGCCAAGATACCTGGAACATCTGATCTTCAGATTTCACTCTGCAAGGAAATGGTGGAATGGACCCGTGCAGAGAAGCGTACTTTCCTCCGGCAGCGTGTGGAGGCGAGGTTGGCGGCTCTCCTGTTAGAGAATCAGGAGTATATTGAAGCCCTTACCCTCCTTACTAGTCTTATCAAGGAAGTCAGGAGGCTTGATGACAAGTTACTTCTTGTGGACATTGACCTTCTGGAAAGCAAACTCCACTTCTCCTTGAGAAACCTGCCAAAGGCCAAAGCCTCCTTAACTGCTGCTAGAACAGCAGCAAATGTCATTTATGTTCCACCTGCTCAGCAAGGCACTATTGATCTCCAGAGTGGAATCCTCCATGCTGAAGAAAAGGATTACAAGACTGCTTACAGCTACTTCTTTGAAGCATTTGAAGCTTTCAGTGCACTGGAGGACCCAAAGGCCATCTTCAGCCTGAAGTACATGCTGTTGTGCAATATAATGGTTAACC
This region includes:
- the LOC136497991 gene encoding 26S proteasome non-ATPase regulatory subunit 11 homolog, which codes for MSSSMESSYLPATTESLAKAQEAKNASESISILYRVIQDPSSSADALRTKEVAITNLTNYLTKENRTEELRNLLTQLRPFFVVIPKAKTAKIVRGIIDAVAKIPGTSDLQISLCKEMVEWTRAEKRTFLRQRVEARLAALLLENQEYIEALTLLTSLIKEVRRLDDKLLLVDIDLLESKLHFSLRNLPKAKASLTAARTAANVIYVPPAQQGTIDLQSGILHAEEKDYKTAYSYFFEAFEAFSALEDPKAIFSLKYMLLCNIMVNQADDVAGIISSKAGLKYLGPDVDAMKAVADAYSKRSLKYFETALRDYKSQLEEDPIVHRHLSSLYDTLLEQNLCRLIEPYSRVEIAHIAEMIELPVDHVEKKLSQMILDKKFAGTLDQGAGCLIIFEDSKTEEIFPATLETISNVGKVVDSLYVRSAKIMA